Genomic DNA from Nonomuraea rubra:
CCTCACGCGGCGGCCAAGACCCGAGACAGCATCTCGGACGCCCTCTCCACGGCACTCCCTGCCCTCGTAAAGGACCGCCCCGGCCGCCCTGATGTCGAGTCGCTGCGGACGGCCCTGCGTAAATACGCGCTCCTCCCCGAGAGCAAACGCCCCGTTCCTCCCCCGGACGCGGCACGGGTGATCCGCTGGCTAGAAGGTGCCTCGCTCGATATGGCCGCCCTCAGCGAGGCCAAGACCGTCCGGTTGGCACTCGACGCGATCGCGCTCCGGCTCGATGGCAAGGCCGCTAGCGCGAACACGATCAAGCGCAAGCGTGCTGTGCTGCACGCGCTTCTGGAGTACGCCGTGGAGCTGGAAGAGCTTTCGGCAAATCCGCTGCACCGGATCAAATGGAAGCCTGCCAAGACGACCGAGACAGTAGACCCGCGAATTGTGGTGAACCCTCGCCAGGCGCAAGAGCTGCTGACCGCGGTGACCTACGTAGGCAGGCGGGGGCGAGGCCGGCGGCTCATGCCCCTGTTCGCCTGCATGCATTACGCGGCTCTACGCCCCGCCGAAGCCATCGCCCTCCGCAGGGAGGACTGCGCCTTCCGGCAACCGGCTGGGGACGCTTCCTCATCGACGTATCACGCCCCGAGGTCAACAGACAGTGGACAGATACCGGAGACGCCCACGAGGAACGCGGGCTCAAGCACCGGGGATGTGATGACGTGCGTCCCGTCCCCATCCCATCAACTCTGGTGAAGATCCTTCGGCAACACATCGAAGAGTTCGGCCTTGGCCCCGACGGACGTCTCTTCCAGAGCGAGCGCGGCGGGGTCGTCGCCTCAACGGCTTACACGGAGGTCTGGCAGGAAGCCCGCAAGCTCGCTTTGACGCCCTCCCAGGTCGCCTCTCCGCTCGCCAAACGGCCGTACGACCTCCGGCACGCGGCCGTCTCCCTCTGGCTCAACGCGGGCGTCTCGGCTCCCGAAGTGGCCGAGCGGGCAGGCCACAGCGTGGATGTCCTTCTGCGGGTCTATGCCAAGTGCATCGACGGCCAACAGGAGATCGCGAACCGCCGGATAGCCGACGCCTTGGCGGCCTGACGTTGCCTCTCATACACCCCGAGCCCCGGATGATCTCCGGGGCTCGCTTGCGTCTCCAGGGGTACATCGACCCGCGAAAGCCGATCCCGACCAGGGAAAACGCACCCAAGATCATTGCGCGTATATTGCGTGACCAGCGACAAACGGCCACTCAGGGCGGCTCACGGCTGCATACCCCTGAAACGCAGAAGAGGCCCCGAAGGGCCTCTGACCTGCTGTTACTGCTGGTGGCAGGTGCAAGGTTCGAACTTGCGTAGGCTGAGCCGACGGTTTTACAGCGCGTGACCGTTACGGAGGGCACATGGCCTTCTACCTGGGGCGGAGCGATACAAGCACGCTGCCCTCCGTTGATCATTGCACGCATATTGCATAGCACCGGAAGGCTGCACTGTGCGTACGCTGCCCTCGTGGACCGAGAGACGCTCGTTCAGCTCCTGGACAACGCAGGCGAAGCAGGCCGTGCATGCCGTCGAGCGCTCATGGCTGGAGCGTCCTTCGAGATTTGGCCGGACCCGATCGAGGCGTTCCCTCTGGCCAAGATCTACCAGCGCCGCGCGCGCCTTACCCGCCGGATGGGCATCCCATCGCTCGGCTTCGACGAGGCGGTCACGCAGCTCGGCGCCTGTGGGCTCCAGCACCTCATCCTCGGCATCGTCAAGAGCACCGAGTCTGACTATCGCTTTCAGCTCTTCCTCTCTCCAGACGCATTACGCGTGGTGGCTTGCCTCGGCGTCAGCAAGCAACGGGAGCGCTCGGCGCACACAACCCCTGACTGATCATCCCGTCCGCCGTCGTCCCGCCCGCAGGGGAAGCGGGCCTGGGCCACGGGGTCAAGGTGGAGCGCCCCACTGGACGAACGACCTTGACCCCGTGGCCCAGGTCTGCTCGGCTTGTCCCGGGTCGATGGCGGGCGAGATGATCAGCTTCCACCTCAGCCACCTACGGACCAGGCACTCGGTGCGGCGATCATCCCGGAGCCAGAGGCCCCCGCCGGAGGCACTGTTTGGTTGGGTGATGAAGCGAGAGGGTTGGCGGCATGGATGCGCGGCGATCTTTTTGGTATCAGCTTGGGTCCGCGTGCACCTTCATCTTCTGCGGGTGGGGCGGGGCTGGTGCGGTGTTCGGGCTCTCGGGGTTTCGCGGGCCCATGCCGGATGCTTGGCTGACAGGACTGTGGGTGTTTCTCTCGCTGAGCATTCTGCTCAAGCTTGTTGCCGGAGTCGTATATCTGGTGCGGAAGCGAGCTGGCCAGGAGGCGAAGGATGACCCAGTCATTGGGTGACCGGTCGCAGGGATACCCGGACTGGCTTACCGGCTAGAGGCGTGTGCGGCTCGACCGGCCGATTGTGGCGCCAGACGGATCAGCCGTGGGTGGCGGCGGCGTGCCGGCGGTCGGCGCGTTAGCTGGCTGCGGCGCGGCAGCCGTGCGACGATGCCCCGCGCGACGCCCGCGCCGTGACCGGCCTCCAGGCCGCAGCGCGGCGCGGGGACGTCGACGCGGGGCATACGGCGGCGCGGCGCGCCGCCGCTTGATACTCATAAGCTCAGTTCGGCAGTGCTGCGTTGAATAGTCTTGAATAGTCTCGCCCCTAGAGCTTGAAGATAATGACCAGCAACCCCGCTACAGCGACCCCGACTGTAATCGGGGCGACCCATCCCTCTCTCTTCCGGGTGAGCAGAACGACTCCCGCCACTGCAAGCAGCAGCAGCACCCAACGTATGTCGACTAACATCAACACCCTTCCTGGGGCACTGTCTAGGCCACGGCCAGCACCCCGCCCCTTCGGCAGCCCGTACGAGACTGTAAGCTAGTGTCATCTTTACGATGGCTTACACAAGCGTACGGCCTATGGATCTGTCAAGCGGAGAGCGCAAATGAACGCCAAGTCACCATCCAAGGACATCTCACCCGCAGCTCAGGAGCTGTTTGCCGCCCTGAGGCAGCTACACCTCCGGGCAGGCGAGCCGAGCACACGGGCCATCGCAAAAGCCAGCGATCTTAGCCACACCACTGTTCACTCAGCGCTACGTGGCCCCCGCGT
This window encodes:
- a CDS encoding helix-turn-helix domain-containing protein is translated as MKDDKLMTVPEILDVLSGISRRTFYRWREIGKAPQGFKLPNGEIRIYRSELTAWLEDLREAAKRGEPFDMETGLPMSMLQAKSARTIFDFVRAYIEMKWPHAAAKTRDSISDALSTALPALVKDRPGRPDVESLRTALRKYALLPESKRPVPPPDAARVIRWLEGASLDMAALSEAKTVRLALDAIALRLDGKAASANTIKRKRAVLHALLEYAVELEELSANPLHRIKWKPAKTTETVDPRIVVNPRQAQELLTAVTYVGRRGRGRRLMPLFACMHYAALRPAEAIALRREDCAFRQPAGDASSSTYHAPRSTDSGQIPETPTRNAGSSTGDVMTCVPSPSHQLW